A stretch of Rhododendron vialii isolate Sample 1 chromosome 4a, ASM3025357v1 DNA encodes these proteins:
- the LOC131324659 gene encoding uncharacterized protein LOC131324659, with the protein MLERARVRNIIKGTKLGCNGVSISHLQFADDTILFCNNDPEEMTNIKRILRCFQLMSSLRINFSKSSLCGMNVPQDVVVVLAQIMGCKVEQLPIKYLGLPLGANPGRIKTWDPVIERTEKVLSVWRSRCISTGGRLTLINSNTGNVPIYFMSLFKMPVVVASKLEKLQRQSFWGDSIDKKKMHLVKWEEITRKKDDGGLGVKRMLQQNLALLAKWWWRFGNNKEPLWAKVIIRGEYGLDVNCWLPYSYGASSTLKIWADICSLENPSSHLGYSI; encoded by the coding sequence ATGTTGGAAAGAGCTAGGGTGAGAAATATCATTAAAGGGACTAAATTGGGGTGTAATGGGGTTTCGATATCGCACTTACAGTTTGCGGACGACACCATCCTCTTTTGCAATAATGATCCGGAAGAGATGACTAATATCAAAAGAATCCTCAGATGCTTCCAATTGATGTCAAGTCTGAGAATCAATTTCTCAAAGAGTTCCCTATGTGGTATGAATGTACCCCAAGATGTTGTGGTCGTATTGGCTCAAATAATGGGGTGCAAAGTGGAACAACTTCCCATTAAATACCTAGGGCTGCCGTTGGGTGCGAACCCAGGTAGGATTAAAACTTGGGATCCTGTTATTGAAAGGACTGAAAAGGTTCTGAGTGTTTGGAGGTCTCGGTGCATCTCGACAGGGGGAAGGTTGACTCTTATCAACTCCAATACTGGTAATGTCCCTATTTATTTCATGTCTCTATTTAAAATGCCAGTTGTAGTAGCAAGCAAATTGGAGAAACTACAAAGACAGTCCTTTTGGGGTGACTCGATCGACAAAAAGAAGATGCATTTGGTTAAATGGGAGGAGATAACAAGGAAGAAAGATGATGGTGGGTTAGGGGTGAAGAGAATGCTACAGCAGAACCTAGCACTCttggccaagtggtggtggcGTTTTGGTAACAATAAAGAGCCTCTCTGGGCAAAAGTCATTATTAGAGGAGAATATGGGTTGGATGTAAATTGTTGGCTTCCATACAGCTACGGTGCAAGCTCCACTTTGAAAATTTGGGCAGACATTTGCTCCTTGGAGAACCCTTCATCCCATCTGGGGTACTCCATTTGA